In one Pseudomonas tensinigenes genomic region, the following are encoded:
- a CDS encoding CrfX protein, translated as MHDPFEQSLRDMLNASPSSRDDDACLDRVLKTANRQVGAGDLFSLLGRWLPALMIALNNGSAHVSPVSRLRKPTARTADKAD; from the coding sequence ATGCACGATCCGTTTGAACAGTCTTTGCGCGACATGCTCAACGCTTCGCCGTCCAGCCGCGACGACGATGCCTGTCTGGACCGCGTACTCAAAACCGCCAACCGCCAGGTCGGCGCCGGTGATCTGTTCAGCCTGCTGGGCCGCTGGCTGCCCGCGCTGATGATCGCCCTGAATAACGGATCGGCCCATGTCTCGCCGGTTTCCCGTCTTCGTAAACCTACCGCTCGCACTGCTGATAAGGCTGATTGA
- a CDS encoding mechanosensitive ion channel family protein — protein MELDLWTQSLVTAMTALWTKVANFIPNLFGALVVLLLGFVVAKLLDTLLSKLLAKLGLDRLMGGTGLTKLMSRAGLQVPISTLIGKIVYWFVLLIFLVSAAESLGLERVSATLDMLALYLPKVFGAALVLLVGVLLAQLANGLVRGAAEGVGLDYASGLGRIAQGLVIIISISVAISQLEVKTDLLNHVIVIVLITVGLAVALAMGLGSREIAGQILAGIYVRELYQVGQQVRVGEVEGQIEEIGTVKTTLLTDEGELVSLSNRILLEQHVSSR, from the coding sequence ATGGAACTCGACCTCTGGACTCAGAGCCTCGTCACTGCAATGACTGCGTTGTGGACCAAAGTAGCCAACTTCATCCCGAACCTGTTCGGCGCACTGGTCGTGCTGCTGTTGGGTTTCGTCGTGGCCAAGCTGCTCGATACCTTGCTCTCCAAGCTGCTCGCCAAACTCGGCCTTGATCGCTTGATGGGTGGCACCGGCCTGACTAAATTAATGTCGCGTGCTGGACTGCAAGTTCCGATCTCGACCCTGATCGGCAAAATCGTCTACTGGTTTGTTCTGCTGATTTTTCTGGTTTCGGCAGCAGAATCCCTTGGCCTTGAGCGAGTTTCAGCTACGCTGGATATGTTGGCGCTCTATTTGCCGAAAGTATTCGGCGCGGCGCTGGTGTTGCTGGTAGGTGTTTTGCTCGCGCAATTGGCCAACGGGCTGGTGCGCGGGGCGGCAGAAGGCGTTGGCCTGGACTACGCTTCGGGGCTTGGGCGAATTGCTCAGGGGCTGGTTATCATCATCAGCATCTCGGTCGCGATCAGTCAGCTTGAAGTCAAGACTGACCTGCTGAACCATGTGATCGTCATCGTTTTGATTACCGTTGGTCTGGCCGTTGCGCTGGCCATGGGTTTGGGAAGCCGGGAAATTGCCGGTCAGATTCTTGCGGGAATCTATGTGCGTGAGTTGTATCAGGTTGGGCAACAAGTGCGTGTTGGCGAGGTCGAAGGCCAGATCGAAGAGATCGGCACGGTTAAAACCACATTGCTGACCGATGAGGGTGAGCTAGTCTCTCTTTCCAATCGGATCCTGCTGGAACAGCATGTGAGTAGCCGCTAA
- the sigX gene encoding RNA polymerase sigma factor SigX — translation MNKAQTLSTRYDPRELSDEELVARSHTELFHVTRAYEELMRRYQRTLFNVCARYLGNDRDADDVCQEVMLKVLYGLKNFEGKSKFKTWLYSITYNECITQYRKERRKRRLMDALSLDPLEEASEEKAPKPEEKGGLDRWLVYVNPIDREILVLRFVAELEFQEIADIMHMGLSATKMRYKRALDKLREKFAGIAET, via the coding sequence TTGAATAAAGCCCAAACGCTATCCACGCGCTACGACCCCCGCGAGCTCTCTGATGAGGAGTTGGTCGCACGCTCGCATACCGAGCTTTTTCACGTAACGCGCGCCTATGAAGAACTGATGCGGCGTTACCAGCGAACATTATTTAACGTTTGTGCGAGATATCTTGGGAACGATCGCGACGCAGACGATGTCTGTCAGGAAGTCATGTTGAAGGTGCTGTATGGCCTGAAGAACTTCGAGGGGAAATCGAAGTTCAAAACGTGGCTCTACAGCATCACGTACAACGAATGTATTACGCAGTATCGGAAGGAACGGCGAAAGCGTCGCTTGATGGACGCATTGAGTCTTGACCCCCTCGAGGAAGCGTCCGAAGAAAAGGCGCCGAAACCCGAGGAGAAGGGCGGACTTGATCGCTGGCTGGTGTATGTGAACCCGATCGACCGCGAAATTCTGGTGCTACGATTTGTCGCAGAGCTGGAGTTTCAGGAGATCGCAGACATCATGCACATGGGTTTGAGTGCGACAAAAATGCGTTACAAACGTGCTCTAGATAAATTGCGTGAGAAATTTGCAGGCATTGCTGAAACTTAG
- a CDS encoding OmpA family protein — MKLKNTLGLAIGSLIAATSFGALAQGQGAVEIEGFAKKEQFDSARNFKNNGNLFGGSIGYFLTDDVELRLGYDEVHNVRSDDGRNIKGANTALDALYHFNNPGDMLRPYVSAGFSDQSIGQNGSGGRDRSTFANLGAGAKLYFTENFYARAGVEAQYNIDQGDTEWAPSVGIGVNFGGGSKPAAAPVPAPAEVCSDSDNDGVCDNVDKCPDTPANVTVDADGCPAVAEVVRVELDVKFDFDKSVVKPNSYGDIKNLADFMKQYPSTTTTVEGHTDSVGPDAYNQKLSERRANAVKQVLTNQYGVESSRVQSVGYGESRPVADNKTEAGRAVNRRVEAQVEAQAK, encoded by the coding sequence ATGAAACTGAAAAACACCTTGGGCTTGGCCATTGGTTCTCTGATTGCCGCCACTTCGTTCGGCGCTCTGGCACAAGGCCAAGGCGCAGTTGAAATCGAAGGCTTCGCAAAGAAAGAACAATTCGACAGCGCTCGTAACTTCAAGAACAACGGCAACCTGTTCGGCGGTTCGATCGGTTACTTCCTGACCGACGACGTTGAACTGCGTCTGGGCTACGACGAAGTGCACAACGTGCGTTCCGACGACGGTCGTAACATCAAGGGCGCGAACACCGCTCTGGACGCTCTGTACCACTTCAACAACCCAGGCGACATGCTGCGTCCGTACGTATCGGCTGGTTTCTCCGATCAGAGCATCGGTCAGAACGGTTCCGGCGGTCGTGACCGCTCCACCTTCGCCAACCTGGGCGCTGGTGCCAAGCTGTACTTCACCGAGAACTTCTACGCCCGTGCTGGCGTTGAAGCTCAGTACAACATCGACCAGGGCGACACCGAGTGGGCTCCTAGCGTTGGTATCGGTGTGAACTTCGGTGGCGGCTCCAAGCCTGCTGCTGCTCCAGTTCCAGCACCAGCTGAAGTCTGCTCCGACAGCGACAACGATGGCGTTTGCGACAACGTTGACAAGTGCCCGGACACCCCAGCCAACGTAACTGTTGACGCTGACGGCTGCCCAGCAGTTGCTGAAGTTGTTCGTGTTGAGCTGGACGTTAAGTTCGACTTCGACAAGTCGGTTGTGAAGCCAAACAGCTACGGCGACATCAAAAACCTGGCTGACTTCATGAAGCAGTACCCATCCACCACCACTACTGTTGAAGGTCACACTGACTCCGTCGGTCCTGACGCTTACAACCAGAAACTGTCTGAGCGTCGTGCAAACGCCGTTAAGCAAGTTCTGACCAACCAGTACGGTGTTGAATCGTCCCGCGTTCAGTCTGTTGGCTACGGCGAATCCCGCCCAGTTGCTGACAACAAAACTGAAGCTGGCCGCGCTGTTAACCGTCGCGTAGAAGCGCAGGTTGAAGCTCAAGCTAAGTAA
- the cobA gene encoding uroporphyrinogen-III C-methyltransferase — MNAKVWLVGAGPGDPELLTLKAVRALREADVVLIDDLVNDAVLEHCPGARIIAVGKRGGCRSTPQAFIHRLMLRYARHGKCVVRLKGGDPCIFGRGGEEAQWLRERGVEVELVNGITAGLAGATQCDIPLTLRGVARGVTLVTAHTQDDSQLNWQALAQSGTTLVIYMGVAKLGEIRDQLLAGGMAADTPVAMIENASLPEQRECRSDLTAMSEAAYRFKLKSPAILVIGAVAGNAEQASETRVASM, encoded by the coding sequence ATGAATGCAAAAGTCTGGCTGGTGGGCGCAGGTCCTGGTGATCCCGAACTGCTGACCCTCAAAGCGGTACGCGCCTTACGCGAAGCCGATGTGGTGCTGATCGATGATCTGGTCAACGATGCGGTGCTGGAACACTGCCCCGGCGCGCGCATCATTGCCGTGGGTAAACGCGGCGGTTGTCGTTCGACACCGCAGGCGTTTATCCATCGGCTGATGCTGCGCTATGCCCGCCACGGCAAGTGTGTGGTGCGGCTCAAGGGTGGTGATCCGTGCATTTTCGGCCGAGGGGGCGAAGAGGCGCAGTGGCTGCGTGAGCGTGGGGTCGAGGTGGAACTGGTCAATGGCATCACCGCCGGGCTCGCTGGGGCGACGCAGTGCGATATTCCGCTGACGTTACGGGGTGTGGCGCGAGGTGTGACGCTGGTGACGGCGCATACTCAGGACGACAGCCAGTTGAACTGGCAGGCATTGGCGCAAAGTGGCACAACGCTGGTGATTTATATGGGTGTGGCCAAGCTGGGCGAGATTCGCGATCAGTTATTGGCAGGCGGGATGGCGGCGGATACGCCGGTGGCAATGATCGAAAATGCATCGTTGCCGGAGCAGCGCGAATGCCGGAGTGATCTGACGGCAATGAGCGAAGCGGCCTACAGATTCAAATTGAAGAGCCCTGCGATACTGGTGATCGGCGCGGTGGCTGGTAATGCGGAGCAAGCCAGCGAGACGCGTGTGGCCTCGATGTAG
- a CDS encoding nitrate reductase yields MNRQTTASTCCYCGVGCGVLIEHDGERILGVSGDPAHPANFGKLCSKGSTLHLTGDLAARALYPELRLGKGLARSRTDWDTALEHAANVFAETIAEHGPDSVAFYISGQLLTEDYYAFNKLARALVGTNNIDSNSRLCMSSAVVGYKRSLGADAPPCSYEDLELSDCVMIVGSNMAYAHPVLFRRLEEAKSRRPQMKVIVIDPRRTDTCDLADLHLAILPGTDVALFHGILHLLLWEDWIDRDFVKAHTDGLAELKNLVRDYTPQMVSQLCGISVEQLQQCAEWVGTSPSFLSLWCMGLNQSTAGSAKNSALINLHLATGQIGRPGAGPFSLTGQPNAMGGRETGSLSNLLPGHRDAANPEHRAEVAAYWGVDQLPESTGLSAIELFEQVRSGKIKALWIACTNPAQSMPDQSAVRAALEACPFVVLQEAFRTTETAAFADLLLPAASWGEKEGSVTNSERRISHVRKAILPPGEARPDWAITVDFAQRLEKHLRPVEPSLFAFTQPAQLFDEFKGLTHGRDLDLSGISHALIDEIGPQQWPFPVGARVGTTRLYGDGIFPTATGRAHFIADPYRAAKEQRDARFPLTLITGRLRDQWHGMSRTGTAAQLFGHVSEAVLSLHPDEMRRHRLQPGDLVNLKSRRGAVIVAVGSDDSVRPGQAFLPMHWGDRFLKGGVNSLTLPASDPLSKQPELKHSGVRVEPVNLPWQLFALIEGDVQRHFETLRPLCEAFSYVSISLVGRERSALLIRAASSEAPDAQLLSEIDRCLSLIDGPVLAYDDPRRAIGKRVRIENGRITAIRLAGETLAQHWLQGLWLEGRADEQLRRWLLAPMSAPPGSVGVQASADKTLCNCKNVSLNAVCAGIRQGLDLQGLKNNLGCGTQCGSCVPEIKRLLAADVQPVAVI; encoded by the coding sequence ATGAACCGCCAGACGACCGCCTCGACCTGCTGTTATTGCGGGGTCGGCTGCGGCGTGCTGATCGAGCATGACGGCGAGCGCATCCTCGGCGTCAGCGGCGATCCGGCGCACCCGGCCAACTTCGGCAAACTGTGCAGCAAAGGCTCGACCCTGCACCTGACCGGCGACCTCGCGGCCCGCGCGCTGTACCCGGAACTGCGTTTGGGCAAAGGCCTGGCGCGCAGCCGCACGGATTGGGACACCGCGCTGGAGCATGCCGCCAACGTGTTCGCCGAAACCATCGCCGAACACGGCCCGGACAGCGTGGCGTTCTATATCTCCGGACAGTTGCTGACCGAGGACTACTACGCCTTCAACAAACTGGCGCGGGCACTGGTCGGCACCAACAACATCGACAGCAATTCACGCCTGTGCATGTCGTCGGCGGTGGTCGGCTACAAGCGCAGCCTCGGCGCCGACGCCCCGCCGTGCAGCTATGAGGATCTGGAACTCAGCGATTGCGTAATGATTGTCGGCAGTAACATGGCCTACGCCCATCCGGTACTTTTTCGCCGGCTGGAAGAGGCAAAATCCCGACGCCCACAGATGAAAGTCATCGTCATTGATCCTCGGCGCACCGACACCTGCGACCTTGCCGATTTGCACCTGGCGATTCTGCCCGGTACCGATGTCGCTTTGTTTCATGGGATTTTGCATCTGTTGTTGTGGGAAGACTGGATTGATCGCGATTTCGTCAAAGCGCACACCGATGGCCTCGCCGAACTGAAAAATCTGGTGCGCGATTACACCCCGCAAATGGTTTCGCAGTTATGCGGCATCAGCGTCGAGCAATTGCAGCAGTGCGCCGAATGGGTCGGTACTTCGCCGAGTTTTTTGTCGCTGTGGTGCATGGGCCTGAACCAGTCCACAGCCGGCAGCGCGAAAAACAGTGCACTGATCAATCTGCACTTGGCCACCGGGCAAATTGGCCGTCCGGGTGCAGGACCTTTCTCTCTCACCGGTCAGCCAAATGCCATGGGCGGACGCGAAACCGGTAGTTTGTCGAACCTGTTGCCGGGTCATCGTGACGCGGCCAACCCTGAACACCGCGCCGAAGTGGCGGCTTATTGGGGTGTGGATCAACTGCCGGAAAGCACTGGTCTCAGCGCCATCGAACTGTTCGAGCAAGTGCGCAGCGGCAAGATCAAGGCGTTGTGGATTGCCTGCACCAACCCTGCGCAATCGATGCCGGATCAGAGTGCGGTGCGCGCGGCGCTGGAAGCTTGCCCGTTTGTGGTGTTGCAGGAGGCTTTTCGCACCACCGAAACCGCTGCGTTCGCAGATCTACTGCTGCCTGCTGCCAGTTGGGGCGAGAAGGAAGGCTCGGTAACCAACTCCGAGCGACGCATTTCCCACGTACGCAAAGCCATCCTCCCACCGGGTGAGGCGCGGCCGGATTGGGCGATTACGGTAGATTTCGCACAACGCCTGGAGAAACATCTGCGTCCCGTTGAACCGAGCCTGTTTGCGTTCACCCAACCTGCGCAGTTGTTCGATGAATTCAAAGGGCTGACGCATGGCCGCGATCTGGATCTGTCCGGGATCAGTCATGCGCTGATCGACGAGATCGGACCGCAGCAATGGCCCTTCCCTGTCGGCGCCCGCGTAGGAACAACACGACTGTACGGGGACGGTATTTTTCCTACGGCCACTGGCCGCGCTCATTTCATTGCCGACCCTTACCGCGCCGCCAAAGAACAGCGTGATGCACGCTTTCCGCTGACGTTGATCACTGGCCGCCTGCGTGATCAATGGCACGGTATGAGCCGCACCGGCACGGCGGCGCAATTGTTCGGGCATGTCAGCGAAGCGGTGTTGAGTCTGCATCCAGACGAAATGCGCCGGCACCGTTTGCAGCCGGGAGATCTGGTCAACCTTAAAAGTCGTCGCGGTGCAGTTATTGTCGCGGTCGGAAGTGATGACAGCGTACGTCCGGGGCAAGCATTTCTGCCGATGCACTGGGGCGACCGCTTTCTCAAGGGCGGCGTAAACAGCCTGACTCTGCCGGCCTCTGATCCGCTGTCGAAACAACCGGAACTCAAGCACAGCGGCGTCCGTGTGGAACCGGTCAATCTGCCCTGGCAATTATTCGCCTTGATCGAGGGCGATGTTCAACGGCATTTCGAGACGCTACGACCGCTCTGTGAGGCATTTTCCTACGTAAGTATCAGCCTTGTCGGACGTGAGCGATCGGCGCTGCTGATACGCGCTGCGAGCAGTGAGGCGCCGGATGCGCAATTGCTCAGTGAAATCGACCGATGCCTGTCACTGATCGACGGCCCGGTTTTGGCCTATGACGATCCTCGCCGGGCCATTGGCAAGCGCGTGCGTATTGAAAACGGTCGTATCACCGCGATTCGCCTGGCCGGCGAAACCCTCGCGCAGCATTGGTTGCAAGGCTTGTGGCTGGAGGGCCGCGCCGACGAACAACTGCGGCGCTGGTTACTGGCGCCGATGAGCGCACCACCGGGCAGCGTCGGTGTACAGGCCAGCGCGGATAAAACCCTGTGCAACTGCAAGAACGTCAGTCTCAACGCGGTCTGCGCCGGCATTCGCCAAGGGCTGGATCTGCAAGGTTTGAAAAACAATTTGGGCTGCGGCACGCAATGCGGCTCGTGTGTCCCGGAAATAAAACGTTTGCTGGCTGCCGATGTGCAGCCAGTCGCCGTCATCTGA
- the nirD gene encoding nitrite reductase small subunit NirD: MNWLDICALDEINTLGSRIIAGPKGDIAIFRTSDDEVFALDDRCPHKGGPLSQGLIYGKRVACPLHNWQIDLESGEAQAPDIGCAHHHPARVENGRVQLALRDAV, from the coding sequence ATGAACTGGCTGGATATCTGTGCCCTCGACGAGATCAATACCCTCGGTTCGCGGATCATTGCCGGACCGAAAGGTGACATCGCGATTTTTCGTACAAGCGACGATGAGGTTTTCGCCCTCGACGACCGCTGCCCACACAAGGGTGGGCCGTTGTCACAAGGTTTGATCTACGGCAAACGCGTGGCCTGTCCGCTGCACAACTGGCAAATCGATCTCGAATCTGGCGAAGCGCAGGCGCCTGACATCGGTTGCGCGCACCATCACCCGGCGCGGGTCGAAAACGGTCGGGTGCAGTTGGCTCTGCGGGACGCGGTCTGA